GGCCCTCGTGCGGGACCTGGAAAATCATATCCTGATAGCTGTATCGAGGTACAAATCCGTATTTGTTGTAAAGAGAAAACGAATCGACGTTGATTGCACTCTGCGTCAGTCGCAGCGAGGGGAAGCCGTTGTCGTCGGTGTAGTCAATGATATGCCTGAGCAGTTTGCCCCCCAGGCCGCTGCTGAAATGATTAGGGCTGACGGTCATGATTCCCAGGCTGACATGCGTCTCACGAGGGTGATAAAAGCAGGACGCCATCAGCACTCCGGTTTCCGGATGTTCAGCTGCGATCGAATGTCCTGGTGTCAGATCGTGATACGTATCAAAAAATATCTCGACATCCTGTGGCTGGCAGGAAAAGATCGCCGGACACCCGTGATTTGCATACCAGACGTTGATCGAGGCAAAGATCAACTCTCCCACGGCGTGGCGATCGCCTTCGGTCAAAGGCCGCAGAATTGGTTCTGTATCAGCCATCAGTCAGTCCCCGCCAGACCGCTGCAGTCAGCCTGCAGCACAGACATCGAAGATGATCACAATTGTGGACGTCCCCGGATCCCGATCCAGTAACACGACCGACAACAATAACACGGCACAGTGTATCGCACGACCCGAGCGGCAGGAACAGTCGACACTCGATACGGTTTCCAGACGGCCTGCCAGTGGTCCCGTATAATGACGGACTGGCTGGATTTCACACCTGAAGACCGAGGTGTGCTGAACCTAAATCATTGTGGAGGCTCGAACATGCGTCTTGCTCTGAACAGACGGCCGTGGATGCTGCTGCTCATGGTGTTCATCGGGTACACCATTGGGGGATTTCCTCGGCCCTGGCGGTGAAACC
The Fuerstiella sp. genome window above contains:
- a CDS encoding GNAT family N-acetyltransferase, which encodes MADTEPILRPLTEGDRHAVGELIFASINVWYANHGCPAIFSCQPQDVEIFFDTYHDLTPGHSIAAEHPETGVLMASCFYHPRETHVSLGIMTVSPNHFSSGLGGKLLRHIIDYTDDNGFPSLRLTQSAINVDSFSLYNKYGFVPRYSYQDMIFQVPHEGLNLNHPGRDRIRPATTEDVDAMADLEQDVSGISRKTDYRYCIQNARGLWRVNIIESPAGDVDGFLMSSRHPASNMLGPGVTRSEDDAAALIAAELDQYKGGMPVAVIPMEKTTLVRQMYDWGARNCEMHFCQVRGEFQPFNGVNIPAFLPETA